Genomic segment of Paenibacillus polymyxa:
AGTGTCAGTGCTGAGGTTGTACCGATGGAAGTATAATTTTTGCCTGATTGGGTAGAACGATACACCTTGTACTGCTTTACATCATCATCGGAGGAAGCATTCCAGGCCAGTGTGACGTTACCCACAGTATCTGCTTCAGCAGTCAAATTGCTCGGCGCAGCAGGTGCAACGGTGTCTGGCTCCTGAATCGACAGATCGTCAATATACCAGCCATCTTTCACAACCGTATTGTCACTCGTAAAGTTGAACAGGAGGTATACCTTTTGACCCGCGAATGCCCGCAAATCAAGATATTGTGTTTTCCAGCCGTTGCTGGTGCCGGTAAACGATAATACCTGCTCAAACGCATTCTGATTGTTTGTGGTTGCTACGTACACTTTGCCGAAATCAGAATTGTTTTCAAGATCGTACCAATGCTTGAAGCTGACCAGTGCCCCTTTTGAGCTCTCGGTCAGATCAATCGGAGGGGCCATAAAATAACTGTTGGAGTTGGCCTGATATTGGCCTTCGAGATTAGTCGCGATGACCTTTGTACCCGAATGTGCGCTTTTAGGGCCGCTTGTCGGAGTTCCCCATTTCCAAACACTGCCCTGTCCACCGATATTAATACCGGCAATGTCTTTTTCGAAGTCTTGTGTGTAGCCTGGTTTTACGCCTTTGGAGATTTTAACCTTGTATACTTCAGTTTCAAATCCATTATTACCATAATCATTTACACGAATATAGTATTCCAGACCAGCGCTGTCCACCAAAAAAGTCGGGATAGATGCTTGATATGTACCATCTTTGCTGTCGCCGGAGGTCCGTTCCAACGGAATATATACATAGTTTGACGTACCTGCTGTTTTGGCAAAGGCCTCAACGGCTGTCACGCCGACATCATCCGTTACATGAGCAGTCAGAGGTATATCAATACCCTCGAATGCCGCTGCGGGCGGTGTATGCTCGAGAACAGGTGCTTCCAGATCGTCGCCACCCGTTACAACTTTACCAGACACGGAGCCCAGACCTTGCATGACCGAACCGACTGCATCCAGCGCATTAATGACACCATGTCCGTAGCCATTGTTTGGCGAAGTAGGATATGTGCTGTCCGTGCGGGGTGTAGCTGTGTTCATCAAAATTTCCTCAAGCTGATCTACGGTAAGCGAATGATTCGCTTGTAGCAACAGAGCTGCAAGGCCCGCAACATGAGGTCCCGCCATGGAAGTACCGTTATACCCACCTTTATAGGCGCCACCAGCGACAGATGACCGGATATTCACACCCGGTGCGGAAACTTCTGGCTTCACCTCACCATAGGGTGAGGGTCCTAACAATGAGAAGCTGGCCAGATTATCATTGCTATCCGTGGCTCCAGTAGCAAAGGATTCCGGATAGTTCGCCGGATTGGCTACCGAGGCAGGTCCGCCCGGATTGGAAAGAGAGGTATTACCTGCGGAGAATTCGGGGAAGATTTGAGCATCCCGCCATGCCTGAACCACAGGGCGGAACCATTCATCAAGACCCGGTCCACCTCCCCACGAGTTGTTCACTACGTCTGGAGCAAGCTCGGGATGAAGATTCCCTTGGGCATCTTTTGGCGCAAGCAGCCATTGACCACCATCCAGTATAATCGCATCCGTCGTTTCCGGATTAAAAATCCGAACCGCAATCCACTTCGCACCAGGTGCAACGCCAACTCGATTCGTTCCGTTTTCCTCAGAGCCGACCATCGTGCCCATCGTATGTGTACCATGGGAATCGTCTTCCTGATCGACCGGAAGCGTCGCATGACTATGCGGATCGTACCAGCTCAGTTCGGGATTCACGACATTGCCTGCCGCGTCCAGCCCCCGCCATTTGCGATGAAGGGCCGGATGTGTATAATCTACACCTGTATCCAGATTGGCAACCACGATTCCGGTTCCGTCAATTCCCTTTTCCCACACTTGTGGTGCGTTAATATGGGATATGTTCCATTCCACCGTAGATGGGTCTACAGCGTTCTTACCTGCATTGCCAGGCTTAGCCGATGTTTTGCCATCGTCCTTCTCCAGCTCTACAGCCTTCTCTACCGTTGCAGACTTCGCCGTTGCTGCTGTCGCTGTTTCAGCCGTTTTGGCATTTGCTCCCTCTGCTTGCTTGTCAACTGTCACCTTTTGCAGATAACGCGTTTCATTCGGCAAGACTTTATCGACCTCAGGCAGCTGCGAAATATGATCCAGCACCTCCTTGGTGCTTGTTACAGCCAATGCATTGACAATAAAAAAGCTTTTATATTCCTTCACTCCGCCGCTCTCTGATTGCTTATCCAAATAATTTTCAAGCCCATATTGGGTTCTTGAAGCCGTTTCACGCAGAGAACTGATCACATGGCTGCGCGCAGCCATTTTGGCAGCGGAAGGTGTTATTTTCTCAAGTGAGGCCTTTTGGAGAGCATTTTTGGAAACCTTGTTGGTGTCTACCTGTTCTTTTAATTTGACCAGATAGGTAACATAGTTATTCTCCTCAAACTGTTTGGTCAGTTTCGGGGACACCTTCGCGGTCGTGACCTTGTGCGAGGCTGATTTCAGCTCCAGCTTGGAGCCATCCGGTGTGTTATTCGCCAAAGCAGGTTGAACAAAGGAAAAGGCCATTAGCAAAGATAGTCCGATAGATAGTGGTTTCTTGAATCGTTTAGGTTTAATCAATTACTTCTCCACTCCTTTTACTAGGTTTAATGTTTCTGGAATAACCTGTACAGAGTAAGACCTCATACCTTACACATCAAACACACGTTTTGCGCAACACGATGTGGTTGGCGACCACCTCCTTCATAGAATATAGAGGCACAAAAATATTTGGCTGTTCATAGGTGGTGGTACTTCATAGGTGAGTTTACAATTCCAATAGGAAGCGATGAAATTTAGTAGAAACCAAGGAGAACAAGCAGGAGAACTTCGAAGAAAAGACATGTTATATCATTACAGTTTATATTAAAAATTGATATATAATCATATATTATGGAATAGTATAAAGTTATCAAAACAGATATACAAGTCATTTTTTTGCATTTTTCTTGAAATTCTATGACTTTTATATTCTTTTATGTACGAAACCCCTTTTTTGCGGCTACGTAATAGTGCATTACACGGTTAACAGGTGTATGCAATCTCTGTACGAGCCGCTCAAAGGGATTTCGGGGGTCTTTCTTAATCCTATCTTTCGCTCTATATCTTGTTCATTGGAAGTCGCTTATGGGATTTTTGCAAAATCCTCACTTAAGTACGGAGTTCACCGCAGCAAGCGCGTCGATCAGACCATATCCGTAACCATTGTTCGGTGAAGTCCGATACTGGCTATCTGTCAGCGGCGTCGCTGTTTTTGAAATAACATCCTCCAGTTGATCCACAGTCAAAGATGGCTTGGCCTGAAGCAGTAATGCCGCTAATCCAGCAGTATGCGGACCTGCCATGGAGGTACCATTCCATCCCCCCTCATACACTCCACCCGGTACAGAAGAACGGATGTTGACACCAGGAGCCGAAATTTCAGGCTTCACTTCGCCATAAGGAGAAGGACCGCGCAGTGAGAAGCTGGCCAGCTTGTTGTTAATGTCCGTGGCTCCTGTTGCATAAGCTTCCGGCAGATTTGCCGGATTGGCTACAGACCCAGGTCCGCCCGGATTGGACAATGTTGTGTTGCCTGCGGAGAACTCAGGGAAAATCTGAGCCGCTCTCCACGCCTTGGTGACTGGACGATACCATTCATCCAGACCAGGTCCGCCGCCCCAAGAGTTATTCACCACATCCGGTGCAAGCTCAGGGTGCTTTTTACCGTTTTTATCTACAGGAGCAAGAATCCATTGTCCACCGTCCAGTAAGATGGAGTCGGTCGTATCTGGATTGAATACTCGAACCGCAATCCATTTGGCGCCAGGGGCAACACCGATTTCATTCGTACCGTTGCTGTCCGATCCAACGCTCGTACCCATCGTATGTGTACCATGTCCATTTGAATCAGTTGGCAGTGATGCTCCATCAACCGCATCATACCAGCTCAGTTCTGGATTAACGACCTGACCGGAAGCGTTCAGACCACGCCATTTTCTTTTCAACGCCGGGTGAGTATATTCAACGCCTGTATCCAGATTGGCGACTACAATGCCTTTGCCGTCGATGCCTTTGGCCCAAACCTGTGGTGCTTTGATTTTAGAGATATTCCACTCGACACGGCTCGGCGTTACAGCATCCTTATACACGGATTCTTCCACTGATTTTTGCGCATTCTCTTCCGTCACA
This window contains:
- a CDS encoding S8 family serine peptidase, producing the protein MIKSKNIKKTLSVSFTALLAFSLISPVYGDSSTTTSAGASTISAKVSAKLNQQFSASEYVTYLVKLKDQVDTESVAKHAFQKASAEQISPAAAKLSVRTTVVNSLMDTAEKTQQSVEEYLKKEVNNGNVKKYKSYFIVNAFAVTSTKEVMDNLATLPEIDKILPDEKRELQKVEIDKDAQPVVEESTADQAVADQAAVDTAVTEENAQKSVEESVYKDAVTPSRVEWNISKIKAPQVWAKGIDGKGIVVANLDTGVEYTHPALKRKWRGLNASGQVVNPELSWYDAVDGASLPTDSNGHGTHTMGTSVGSDSNGTNEIGVAPGAKWIAVRVFNPDTTDSILLDGGQWILAPVDKNGKKHPELAPDVVNNSWGGGPGLDEWYRPVTKAWRAAQIFPEFSAGNTTLSNPGGPGSVANPANLPEAYATGATDINNKLASFSLRGPSPYGEVKPEISAPGVNIRSSVPGGVYEGGWNGTSMAGPHTAGLAALLLQAKPSLTVDQLEDVISKTATPLTDSQYRTSPNNGYGYGLIDALAAVNSVLK